A window of the Falco biarmicus isolate bFalBia1 chromosome 10, bFalBia1.pri, whole genome shotgun sequence genome harbors these coding sequences:
- the SVIP gene encoding small VCP/p97-interacting protein, with protein sequence MGLCLPCMGGAVKDVVETPDPEIKRRQLAEAAEKRQMEASSRGIKNAYSVEQKKKKQEEMEKRIAASGSGGEGGLRWQVG encoded by the exons atggggctgtgcctgccctgcaTGGGGGGCGCCGTCAAGGACGTGGTGGAGACGCCCGACCCG GAAATAAAGAGGAGACAGCtggcagaagctgctgaaaaGAGGCAGATGGAG GCTTCCTCTCGAGGTATTAAGAACGCTTACTCTgtagagcaaaagaaaaagaaacaggaagaaatggaaaaaagaattgCGGCTTCGGGttctggaggagaaggaggactgaga tggcAGGTTGGATAA